Proteins from one Microbacterium faecale genomic window:
- a CDS encoding glycosyltransferase family protein has product MTITREAPLAPVPGAAHAGPPRVALYSHDALGLGHIRRNLALAHALAGSAEAPDILLLTSAPEVVAGDRPDRCDVVALPGVAKSADGTYTSRHLSLDRGHLGRMREGILSAALDAFRPDVLIVDKHPRGLSGELEPALEMLAAHGTRVVLGIRDVLDDPLVTRQEWLADRTRDALARWYHQIWVYGDRRLHDPLALLPIPRHIAQNVVYTGYLAHGRGTSGRRPAQWPYALAAFGGGADGFTVADAFVRSELPHGYDGILLAGPQMPPEQVRDLERIAAQRTDMRVVASVDDAAGLVAGAAALVGMGGYNTVCEAIAARTPMLVIPRVVPRREQLVRASVMSEAGLIDMLLPESLSPEAISAWLRMSTLRADRPTPASVDLDGLRRIPGLVEGLVASRRKDVAHAHL; this is encoded by the coding sequence ATGACGATCACGCGCGAGGCACCGCTCGCCCCTGTTCCGGGGGCCGCGCACGCCGGGCCGCCCCGTGTCGCGCTGTATTCGCACGACGCTCTTGGACTCGGACACATCCGCCGGAATCTCGCACTCGCGCACGCACTCGCCGGGTCAGCGGAGGCCCCGGACATCCTGCTGCTCACGAGCGCCCCCGAGGTCGTCGCGGGCGACCGGCCCGACCGCTGTGACGTGGTAGCGCTGCCCGGCGTCGCGAAGAGCGCCGACGGGACGTACACCTCGCGGCATTTGTCGTTGGACCGCGGACACCTCGGCCGGATGCGTGAAGGCATTCTGTCGGCCGCGTTGGATGCGTTCCGCCCGGACGTTCTCATCGTCGACAAACACCCGCGTGGTCTCAGCGGCGAGCTCGAGCCCGCGCTCGAGATGCTCGCCGCGCACGGGACGCGGGTCGTGCTCGGCATTCGAGACGTGCTCGACGATCCACTCGTGACGCGACAGGAGTGGCTCGCCGATCGCACCCGCGATGCGCTCGCTCGCTGGTACCACCAGATCTGGGTCTACGGCGATCGCCGCCTGCACGACCCTCTCGCTCTCCTCCCGATCCCGCGACACATCGCGCAGAACGTCGTCTACACCGGCTACCTCGCCCACGGGCGCGGCACCTCCGGGCGTCGCCCGGCGCAGTGGCCCTACGCGCTCGCGGCGTTTGGCGGCGGAGCCGACGGGTTCACCGTCGCCGATGCCTTCGTGCGCAGCGAGCTCCCGCACGGCTACGACGGGATCCTGCTGGCTGGCCCGCAGATGCCGCCCGAGCAGGTGCGAGACCTCGAGCGGATCGCGGCGCAGCGCACGGACATGCGCGTGGTCGCATCCGTCGATGACGCCGCCGGTCTCGTCGCTGGTGCCGCGGCGCTCGTCGGCATGGGCGGATACAACACGGTGTGCGAGGCGATCGCCGCACGTACCCCGATGCTCGTCATCCCGCGCGTCGTGCCCCGCCGCGAACAGCTCGTGCGCGCGTCCGTCATGAGCGAGGCCGGGCTCATCGACATGCTGCTGCCCGAGAGCCTTTCGCCCGAGGCGATCTCGGCCTGGCTGCGGATGTCGACGCTGCGCGCGGACCGGCCGACACCGGCTTCTGTCGACCTCGACGGCCTGCGCCGGATCCCTGGGCTGGTCGAAGGTCTCGTCGCTTCTCGTCGAAAGGACGTCGCCCATGCGCACCTCTGA
- a CDS encoding glycosyltransferase family 4 protein: MRIAYVCADPGIPVFGSKGASVHVQEVLRVLLRSGHEVDLFCRRTGGEPPAALAAAIDERQLRVHAAERISDSDAARREEKLIAADAELAAVIAAKHAVRGYDVVYERYALFSTAGTTVARAAGVPSILEVNAPLPLEQARHRRLVRADVADQVARTVLADATAVICVSDAVAAWARTLVPASRVHVEPNGVDPERFREVARSQERFTVGFVGTLKPWHGTDALVDAVRLLDRPETRLVIVGDGPERDALAQQAREAGVDVEFAGAMDPVDVPGRLAQFDVAVAPYPAHGDTYFSPLKVLEYMAAGVTVVASRVGQIPELVDHGRTGILVPGSDPRALADALDALAADPAQRARLGSAARADVMRHRTWTDVVERSFAAADLALRVPEGAVQ, translated from the coding sequence ATGAGAATCGCCTACGTCTGCGCCGACCCGGGGATCCCCGTCTTCGGTTCGAAGGGCGCCTCGGTGCACGTGCAGGAGGTCCTGCGGGTCCTCCTCCGATCCGGGCACGAGGTCGACCTGTTCTGCCGCCGGACGGGCGGTGAACCGCCCGCCGCCCTCGCGGCGGCGATCGACGAGAGGCAGTTGCGGGTCCACGCGGCCGAGCGGATCTCGGACAGCGATGCCGCGCGCCGCGAGGAGAAGCTGATCGCGGCTGACGCCGAGCTCGCCGCGGTGATCGCCGCGAAGCACGCCGTGCGCGGGTACGACGTCGTCTACGAGCGCTATGCGCTCTTCAGCACCGCCGGCACGACGGTGGCGCGTGCCGCGGGAGTGCCGTCGATCCTCGAGGTCAACGCCCCGCTGCCGCTTGAACAGGCGAGGCACCGCCGGCTCGTTCGAGCCGACGTCGCCGACCAGGTGGCGCGCACTGTCCTCGCCGACGCGACCGCCGTCATCTGCGTCTCGGACGCCGTGGCGGCGTGGGCGCGCACCCTCGTTCCCGCCAGCAGGGTGCACGTCGAGCCGAACGGTGTGGATCCGGAGCGGTTTCGCGAGGTCGCGCGGTCGCAGGAGCGGTTCACCGTCGGATTCGTCGGAACGCTCAAGCCGTGGCACGGAACCGACGCGCTCGTTGACGCCGTGCGACTCCTCGACCGCCCCGAGACGCGCCTCGTGATCGTCGGGGACGGTCCTGAGCGCGATGCCCTCGCCCAGCAGGCGCGCGAGGCGGGCGTCGACGTGGAGTTCGCCGGCGCCATGGATCCGGTCGACGTGCCGGGCCGTCTGGCGCAGTTCGATGTCGCGGTCGCGCCGTACCCCGCGCACGGCGACACCTACTTCTCGCCGCTCAAGGTACTCGAGTACATGGCGGCCGGCGTCACCGTCGTCGCCTCCCGCGTGGGACAGATCCCCGAACTCGTCGACCACGGCCGCACGGGAATCCTCGTTCCCGGCTCAGATCCGCGAGCGCTCGCAGACGCTCTCGATGCACTGGCCGCCGACCCGGCGCAGCGTGCGCGGCTCGGATCCGCGGCGCGTGCCGACGTGATGCGTCACCGTACGTGGACAGACGTCGTCGAGCGATCCTTTGCGGCCGCCGACCTCGCCCTGCGCGTACCGGAAGGAGCAGTGCAATGA
- the putP gene encoding sodium/proline symporter PutP, whose product MSNHTWFIIALVIYFVAMIGIGVYGALKTKNHEDYMLGGRNLPPAVAALSAGASDMSGWLVMGLPGALYATGLVEVWLAIGLTIGAYLNWKLVAPRLRAYTEIAKNSITVPSFLSNRTRDRTNILRVAAGIIILVFFTLYVSSGMVAGGKFFQSAFDGDYTTGLLLVAGVTLLYTLFGGFLGASYTDVVQGLLMFAALLIIPVLAIVSIGDLAAVAEGITTVGAENLDWFGGGLTAASVIGIISSLAWGLGYFGQPHIIVRFMALRNPGEAKTARRIGMGWMILSLLGAVASGLIGIAWFSINGIELPDAETVVLVLSQNLMHPFVAGLVLSAVLAAIMSTMSSQMIVSSSALIEDIARLIFKTKLNERLLAWLGRLAVLAIALIAISIAFDSEATILELVGFAWAGFGSAFGPLIILSLFWRKLTNIGAIVGMLSGAVVAFVWGTALSGGIFDLYEIVPGFLINLVLAVVVSIATFKADTDSDKEIQQEFTDTGSIVLTQVKHKQA is encoded by the coding sequence ATGTCCAACCACACCTGGTTCATCATCGCGCTGGTGATCTACTTCGTTGCCATGATCGGCATCGGCGTCTACGGCGCGCTGAAAACGAAGAACCACGAAGACTATATGCTCGGCGGGCGCAATCTCCCGCCCGCTGTCGCGGCGCTGAGCGCCGGAGCCTCCGACATGTCCGGCTGGCTCGTCATGGGCCTGCCCGGCGCTCTTTACGCCACGGGACTCGTCGAGGTGTGGCTCGCGATCGGACTCACGATCGGCGCTTACCTCAACTGGAAGCTCGTCGCACCGCGCCTGCGCGCATACACGGAGATCGCGAAGAACTCCATCACCGTGCCGAGCTTCCTGTCCAACCGCACGCGCGACAGGACCAACATCCTGCGCGTCGCGGCCGGCATCATCATCCTCGTCTTCTTCACGCTGTATGTCTCGAGCGGCATGGTCGCCGGCGGCAAGTTCTTCCAGAGCGCGTTCGACGGCGACTACACGACCGGTTTGCTCCTCGTCGCGGGCGTCACGCTGCTCTACACGCTGTTCGGAGGCTTCCTCGGTGCGAGCTACACCGATGTCGTCCAGGGCCTGCTGATGTTCGCTGCGCTCCTCATCATTCCGGTGCTCGCGATCGTCTCGATCGGCGACCTCGCGGCCGTGGCCGAGGGCATCACGACGGTCGGCGCCGAGAACCTCGACTGGTTCGGCGGCGGGCTGACGGCCGCGTCGGTGATTGGCATCATCTCCTCGCTGGCGTGGGGGCTCGGCTACTTTGGTCAGCCCCACATCATCGTGCGCTTCATGGCGCTCCGTAACCCCGGCGAGGCGAAGACGGCGCGCCGCATCGGCATGGGATGGATGATCCTGTCGCTGCTCGGCGCCGTCGCCTCCGGCCTCATCGGCATCGCCTGGTTCAGCATCAACGGCATCGAGCTGCCCGACGCGGAGACCGTCGTGCTGGTGCTCTCGCAGAACCTCATGCACCCCTTCGTCGCGGGCCTCGTGCTCTCGGCGGTGCTCGCGGCGATCATGTCGACGATGTCGAGCCAGATGATCGTGTCGTCGTCGGCCCTCATCGAGGACATCGCGCGGCTGATCTTCAAGACGAAGCTGAACGAGCGCCTGCTGGCCTGGCTCGGACGTCTCGCGGTTCTCGCGATCGCGCTGATCGCGATCTCGATCGCGTTCGACTCGGAGGCGACCATCCTCGAGCTCGTCGGGTTCGCCTGGGCGGGCTTCGGCTCCGCCTTCGGACCGCTGATCATCCTGTCGCTGTTCTGGCGCAAGCTGACGAACATCGGCGCGATCGTCGGCATGCTCTCTGGAGCGGTCGTGGCCTTCGTCTGGGGAACGGCTCTCTCCGGCGGCATCTTCGACCTCTACGAGATTGTTCCCGGCTTCCTCATCAACCTCGTGCTGGCCGTCGTCGTGAGTATCGCGACCTTCAAGGCCGATACTGACAGCGACAAGGAGATCCAGCAGGAGTTCACCGACACCGGCTCGATCGTCCTGACCCAGGTCAAGCACAAGCAGGCCTGA
- a CDS encoding glycosyltransferase: protein MRTSDPHRIGYVLKMYPRFSETFIVTEILAREARGTDVRIYSMRPPVDPRFHGMLADVAAPVSYIPRVRSAESQWQSIGGAQSLPGWTRALPELLRADASDAAQAIDVAHRALDDGVTHLHAHFASMATTIARLAALLADIPYSFTAHAKDLFHESVDRDDVARKIADADHVVTVSDFNVRFLTSLTRSATPICRVYNGIDLDAFPFRRGAPAPAAVDVIAVGRLVEKKGFVDLVDAIAGLRRRGRDVTCRIIGGGDEERSLIDRIAHHGIGDLVTLAGPMPQERIREEVRLARAFAAPCVVGRDGNADGLPTVLLEAMALGTPCVSTDVTGITEAVRDRTTGLTVPQHDPAALADAILRLIDDVALADDLRAAARGLVERQFASARQAEQLDALLTSSEEDEWKVA from the coding sequence ATGCGCACCTCTGACCCGCACCGCATCGGATACGTGCTCAAGATGTATCCGCGGTTCTCGGAGACCTTTATCGTGACGGAGATCCTCGCGCGAGAGGCCCGGGGAACCGACGTGCGCATCTATTCGATGCGTCCGCCCGTGGATCCGCGCTTCCACGGCATGCTCGCGGATGTGGCCGCGCCCGTCTCGTACATCCCGCGCGTGCGCAGTGCCGAATCGCAGTGGCAGTCGATCGGGGGCGCACAGAGCCTCCCCGGATGGACGCGAGCGCTCCCGGAGCTGCTGCGCGCCGATGCGTCGGACGCGGCGCAGGCGATCGACGTCGCTCACCGCGCTCTCGACGACGGCGTGACACACCTGCACGCGCACTTCGCGAGCATGGCGACGACGATCGCACGCCTCGCCGCGCTCCTCGCCGACATCCCGTACTCGTTCACGGCGCACGCGAAGGACCTCTTCCATGAGTCCGTCGATCGCGACGACGTCGCACGCAAGATCGCCGACGCCGACCACGTCGTGACCGTCTCGGACTTCAACGTCCGATTCCTGACGTCCCTCACGCGCTCCGCGACGCCGATCTGCCGGGTCTACAACGGCATCGACCTCGACGCCTTCCCGTTCCGGAGAGGCGCGCCGGCCCCGGCGGCGGTCGACGTCATCGCGGTCGGACGGCTGGTGGAGAAGAAGGGCTTCGTCGACCTCGTCGACGCGATCGCCGGACTGCGCAGGCGCGGACGCGACGTGACGTGCCGAATCATCGGCGGCGGCGATGAGGAGCGGAGCCTCATCGACCGGATCGCGCATCACGGTATCGGCGACCTCGTGACGCTCGCGGGACCGATGCCGCAGGAACGCATCCGTGAAGAGGTGCGCCTCGCGCGGGCTTTCGCCGCGCCGTGCGTTGTCGGCCGCGACGGTAATGCCGACGGTCTGCCCACCGTGCTCCTCGAGGCGATGGCACTCGGCACCCCGTGCGTTTCCACGGACGTCACGGGCATCACCGAGGCGGTGCGCGACAGGACGACCGGACTGACGGTGCCGCAGCACGACCCGGCCGCGCTCGCTGACGCGATCCTGCGGCTGATCGACGATGTCGCCCTCGCCGACGACCTCCGGGCGGCCGCCCGCGGTCTCGTCGAGCGGCAGTTCGCATCGGCCCGACAGGCCGAGCAGCTTGACGCTCTGCTGACGTCGAGCGAGGAAGACGAATGGAAGGTCGCGTGA